Proteins from a genomic interval of Gossypium hirsutum isolate 1008001.06 chromosome A09, Gossypium_hirsutum_v2.1, whole genome shotgun sequence:
- the LOC121206325 gene encoding serine/threonine-protein kinase STY13 isoform X1 — MSYSEGETRNVIVSNGSVTAAEELTIDHNLLIDPKLLFIGSKIGEGAHGKVYEGRYGDRIVAIKVLHRGSTVEERAALESRFAREVNMMSRVKHENLVKFFGACKDPLMAIVTELLPGMSLRKYLVSIRPKVLDLHVALNFALDIARAMDCLHANGIIHRDLKPDNLLLTANQRSVKLADFGLAREESVTEMMTAETGTYRWMAPELYSTVTLRQGEKKHYNNKVDVYSFGIVLWELLTNRMPFEGMSNLQAAYAAAFKQERPSLPEDISPDLAFVIQSCWVEDPNMRPSFSQIMRMLNAFLFTLTPPSPSIPESDTSETAETSNGTMTELSVRTKGKFGFLRQLFTAKKTRNSQ, encoded by the exons ATGAGTTACAGCGAAGGAGAAACGAGAAACGTCATCGTTTCAAATGGCTCCGTAACGGCTGCTGAAGAGTTGACCATCGATCACAATTTGCTCATTGACCCGAAATTGTTATTTATCGGCTCCAAAATCGGAGAAGGAGCTCATGGAAAAGTTTACGAAGGAAG GTATGGTGATCGGATTGTTGCCATTAAAGTTCTTCACCGTGGGAGTACTGTGGAGGAAAGAGCTGCACTCGAGAGTCGTTTTGCTCGCGAGGTTAACATGATGTCTCGAGTTAAACACGAGAACCTTGTCAAG TTCTTTGGTGCTTGTAAGGACCCGTTGATGGCAATAGTTACTGAGCTATTACCGGGAATGTCCCTTCGGAAGTATTTAGTTAGCATCCGTCCGAAAGTTTTAGACCTTCATGTGGCTTTGAATTTTGCACTAGACATTGCTCGAGCCATGGATTGTCTGCACGCCAATGGGATTATACATAGGGATCTAAAGCCAG ACAACTTGCTGCTTACGGCAAACCAGAGATCTGTTAAACTTGCAGATTTTGGTCTTGCGAGGGAAGAATCTGTGACAGAGATGATGACTGCAGAGACTGGGACTTATCGCTGGATGGCCCCTGAG TTGTATAGCACGGTGACATTACGGCAGGGAGAGAAAAAACATTACAACAACAAGGTTGATGTCTACAGCTTTGGAATTGTCTTATGGGAATTATTGACCAATCGTATGCCGTTTGAGGGCATGTCCAATTTGCAGGCAGCTTATGCTGCTGCTTTTAAG CAAGAGCGACCTAGCCTTCCAGAGGATATATCACCTGATCTGGCGTTTGTCATACAATCTTGTTGGGTTGAAGACCCTAACATGAGGCCGAGCTTCAGCCAGATAATGCGTATGCTGAATGCATTTCTCTTCACACTCACGCCTCCTTCACCATCCATACCTGAATCTGACACCAGTGAGACTGCAGAAACTAGTAATGGAACCATGACCGAGTTATCTGTTCGAACAAAGGGGAAGTTTGGTTTCCTTCGCCAACTGTTCACTGCCAAGAAGACAAGGAACTCTCAATGA
- the LOC121206325 gene encoding serine/threonine-protein kinase STY13 isoform X2, producing MEKFTKEVLHRGSTVEERAALESRFAREVNMMSRVKHENLVKFFGACKDPLMAIVTELLPGMSLRKYLVSIRPKVLDLHVALNFALDIARAMDCLHANGIIHRDLKPDNLLLTANQRSVKLADFGLAREESVTEMMTAETGTYRWMAPELYSTVTLRQGEKKHYNNKVDVYSFGIVLWELLTNRMPFEGMSNLQAAYAAAFKQERPSLPEDISPDLAFVIQSCWVEDPNMRPSFSQIMRMLNAFLFTLTPPSPSIPESDTSETAETSNGTMTELSVRTKGKFGFLRQLFTAKKTRNSQ from the exons ATGGAAAAGTTTACGAAGGAAG TTCTTCACCGTGGGAGTACTGTGGAGGAAAGAGCTGCACTCGAGAGTCGTTTTGCTCGCGAGGTTAACATGATGTCTCGAGTTAAACACGAGAACCTTGTCAAG TTCTTTGGTGCTTGTAAGGACCCGTTGATGGCAATAGTTACTGAGCTATTACCGGGAATGTCCCTTCGGAAGTATTTAGTTAGCATCCGTCCGAAAGTTTTAGACCTTCATGTGGCTTTGAATTTTGCACTAGACATTGCTCGAGCCATGGATTGTCTGCACGCCAATGGGATTATACATAGGGATCTAAAGCCAG ACAACTTGCTGCTTACGGCAAACCAGAGATCTGTTAAACTTGCAGATTTTGGTCTTGCGAGGGAAGAATCTGTGACAGAGATGATGACTGCAGAGACTGGGACTTATCGCTGGATGGCCCCTGAG TTGTATAGCACGGTGACATTACGGCAGGGAGAGAAAAAACATTACAACAACAAGGTTGATGTCTACAGCTTTGGAATTGTCTTATGGGAATTATTGACCAATCGTATGCCGTTTGAGGGCATGTCCAATTTGCAGGCAGCTTATGCTGCTGCTTTTAAG CAAGAGCGACCTAGCCTTCCAGAGGATATATCACCTGATCTGGCGTTTGTCATACAATCTTGTTGGGTTGAAGACCCTAACATGAGGCCGAGCTTCAGCCAGATAATGCGTATGCTGAATGCATTTCTCTTCACACTCACGCCTCCTTCACCATCCATACCTGAATCTGACACCAGTGAGACTGCAGAAACTAGTAATGGAACCATGACCGAGTTATCTGTTCGAACAAAGGGGAAGTTTGGTTTCCTTCGCCAACTGTTCACTGCCAAGAAGACAAGGAACTCTCAATGA
- the LOC107928491 gene encoding LOW QUALITY PROTEIN: protein DETOXIFICATION 53-like (The sequence of the model RefSeq protein was modified relative to this genomic sequence to represent the inferred CDS: inserted 1 base in 1 codon), whose amino-acid sequence MQVGEEVVSLGKIAGPIVITTLLLHSRSVISMLFLSHLGKEELAGGSLAMGFGNITGLSVIKGLSMGMDPICGQAFGARRYSILSQTFHRTLCLLLLISIPISILWLNVEPIFLRLGQDPEATKIAKVYMAAFIPELIAQSLLHPMRTFLRAQGISTPLTIAAIVAVLLHPLVNYIFTIYFQLGXKGIALALACNTFNINLGLVIYMVISENPLKPWHGVTIISIFQGWRPLLALALPSLLSVCLEWWWYEIMLFLCGLLDNPKASVAAMGILIQTTGMLYNFPFSMSASISTRVSQALGAGQPSSAHRTAVIGLLMAFAFGLSAFVFMTALRSWWGKLFTDEPQILHLISTVLPILGLCEVGNSPQTAACGVLTGTARPKDGVYINLCSFYLIGLPVAIVTTFQLEMGFVGLWVGLLAAQMSCVCMMVYTLIRTDWKHQVKRADELTLAAGGNDDLETSLLIDTDN is encoded by the exons ATGCAGGTGGGAGAAGAAGTGGTTTCATTAGGAAAGATTGCAGGCCCAATAGTAATAACAACACTGCTTCTCCACTCAAGATCAGTAATCTCCATGCTTTTCCTCAGTCATCTAGGCAAAGAAGAGCTCGCCGGTGGGTCACTCGCCATGGGGTTCGGAAACATTACCGGTCTCTCCGTCATCAAAGGTCTTTCAATGGGGATGGATCCCATTTGTGGTCAAGCCTTTGGAGCCAGAAGATATTCAATCCTTAGCCAAACCTTCCACAGAACATTATGTCTTCTTCTACTTATCTCCATCCCTATTTCAATCCTTTGGCTAAACGTGGAACCCATTTTCCTACGCTTAGGTCAAGATCCAGAAGCTACCAAAATCGCCAAAGTTTACATGGCTGCCTTCATCCCTGAGCTCATAGCTCAGTCTCTCCTCCATCCCATGAGGACTTTCCTTAGAGCTCAAGGCATTAGCACTCCTCTCACCATTGCTGCCATTGTTGCTGTCCTCCTCCACCCTTTGGTCAACTACATTTTCACAATATATTTCCAGTTAG TTAAAGGCATTGCATTAGCACTTGCTTGTAACACGTTCAATATAAACCTGGGGTTAGTAATTTACATGGTCATCTCAGAAAATCCTTTGAAACCATGGCATGGGGTCACAATTATCTCAATCTTTCAAGGCTGGCGTCCACTGCTAGCACTAGCACTACCTAGCCTCCTTTCAGTGTGCTTAGAATGGTGGTGGTATGAAATAATGCTGTTTCTTTGTGGCTTACTCGACAACCCCAAAGCCAGCGTTGCAGCCATGGGAATCCTCATACAAACAACGGGCATGTTATATAATTTCCCGTTCTCAATGAGCGCCAGCATTTCAACAAGGGTCAGTCAAGCATTAGGGGCCGGGCAACCATCGAGTGCTCACCGGACCGCGGTGATCGGCCTCCTCATGGCCTTCGCTTTCGGACTATCGGCCTTCGTTTTCATGACAGCACTGAGATCATGGTGGGGGAAGTTGTTTACCGATGAACCACAAATCCTCCATCTCATCTCAACTGTGCTTCCGATACTGGGGCTTTGCGAAGTGGGGAATTCACCACAAACGGCTGCTTGCGGCGTCTTGACGGGGACTGCCCGTCCTAAAGACGGTGTGTACATAAACTTATGCTCGTTTTACCTGATAGGATTGCCTGTTGCAATAGTGACAACATTCCAACTGGAAATGGGGTTCGTGGGACTATGGGTTGGGCTACTAGCAGCTCAAATGTCATGTGTGTGCATGATGGTGTACACACTGATTCGAACCGATTGGAAGCACCAGGTGAAGCGAGCTGATGAACTCACCCTTGCCGCAGGAGGCAACGATGATTTAGAAACCAGCCTACTAATTGACACAGATAATTGA